A window of Strix aluco isolate bStrAlu1 chromosome 2, bStrAlu1.hap1, whole genome shotgun sequence contains these coding sequences:
- the DDIAS gene encoding DNA damage-induced apoptosis suppressor protein — MSSVRGLLAASVTSVQNSCFIYPACQKCFSRLILDSRRFNCLKCGYTGEAKDASYRYRLSLKIADTNDLFDITVFGSCLDPFFGVTAENLKRCIQDFNRLSGETHTDASPAELVQAVETCFIGKRLIFGVKGCSREDGGRSAASSVLQNCSRINRSTKTLTACQIFLPNAAVTGFTVISYFYRLLQSAKFRSHNNSSYLPDASSTPVDEPVSELSSLSSLSRNSCFVQSSGKESFLGSWQQSFSLTSSVAWVTAEDFPTLEVGKLVSEQHKQEGRSVSAELCTVSLNNQTLWDSQYCSSSVKEGNKEGNELSSQPSQTDSTSDKLERLSSSKTECLHGNSSRLLQHPLEFAVKSIYPKINSRNYSYLEKSHNSPFYKSDASASNPVNVAGVSQMDSIVWDELPFSESLNEFLARIEDGKSVVTSTTLDAGKRALLESSELGVNINKSYPRQTLVAGDLPEASVLGRFLPPAGNDSWQNVLACLQSNRNPPSDEVSQCESSSSVLSSTDKECGASCFIPNLHLPVLSQSLSVTSEPSVSESRYVQSKAANIDISKSCWSFISLQYTAEHGETCLKRSKSATCVHSAHDSCLAGCENKENCSSTPSRRTDLTLTGAWDSDPATPDNTRRIYKRESKPLTELSENTFKSVNGREMLWNRIFPEGSYNASADLFDASARAVAKPVEFLNKSCHSLIQEDTLTEKVTAPELVLFPGDVPSNGSKLSSSLHRSPPAFSTHSTPVTLSFCDSECNSVSAQDFVPYSQSTPMTKPLQKLWPVGERGSFVTIFTPKNPTKIHSKCKRSRSSFQNTLLQQLTGRLEKRERPSNREDKESNSSISQQFLNFEKWIPPSANKRSKPTAALKTVSWATDVQSTCGHTGRNPISESKGNSENDVCFQNETLNPGDTARALTTPVSARVTEALFLNDTVLEACSPSEGKNLFSSAYYSGGVLEGATGWSPELFFQARTPFSNKPKY, encoded by the exons ATGAGTAGTGTGAGAGGACTCTTGGCTGCCTCTGTAACTTCTGTCCAGAACTCCTGCTTCATCTATCCTGCCTGTCAAAAATGCTTTTCTAGGCTGATATTGGATTCTAGGAG GTTTAATTGTCTAAAATGTGGCTACACAGGTGAAGCTAAAGATGCAAGCTACAGATATAGATTGTCCCTAAAGATTGCTGACACTAATGATTTGTTTGACATTACTGTGTTTGGAAGTTGCTTAGATCCATTCTTCGGGGTCACTGCAGAAAATCTGAAGAG GTGTATTCAAGACTTCAATCGGCTGTCAGGagaaacacacacagatgcaTCTCCAGCAGAGTTAGTTCAAGCAGTAGAAACCTGTTTCATTGGAAAAAGACTTATATTTGGAGTGAAG GGTTGTTCAAGGGAAGATGGAGGGCGTTCTGCTGCCAGCAGCGTCTTGCAAAACTGTTCCAGAATTAATAGAAGTACAAAAACCCTTACAGCTTGCCAGATCTTCCTGCCAAACGCTGCTGTTACTGGCTTTACTGTTATCAGCTACTTCTATCGGCTCCTGCAGTCGGCAAAATTCAGGAGCCATAATAACAGTTCATACTTACCTGATGCATCTTCAACTCCAGTAGATGAACCTGTCAGTGAGCTCAGCAGCTTGTCTAGCCTGAGCAGAAACTCCTGTTTTGTTCAGTCTAGTGGCAAAGAAAGTTTTTTAGGGTCCTGGCAGCAGTCCTTCAGCCTGACTTCATCTGTTGCTTGGGTAACAGCGGAAGACTTTCCCACTCTGGAAGTGGGAAAGCTGGTGAGTGAACAGCATAAACAAGAGGGGAGGTCTGTCTCTGCAGAATTGTGCACTGTAAGCCTCAACAATCAAACTCTTTGGGATTCACAGTATTGCAGCTCTTCTGTGAAGGAAGGGAATAAGGAGGGTAATGAATTGAGTTCACAGCCTAGTCAGACTGACAGTACCTCTGATAAATTAGAGAGACTGTCCTCTTCAAAGACTGAGTGTTTACATGGAAACAGTTCCAGGTTGTTACAACATCCCCTGGAATTTGCAGTAAAAAGCATTTACCCAAAGATTAATAGTAGAAATTATTCTTACCTAGAAAAATCCCACAACTCTCCTTTTTACAAGAGCGATGCCTCAGCATCTAATCCTGTAAACGTAGCTGGAGTGTCTCAGATGGACTCTATCGTTTGGGATGAGCTCCCATTCTCAGAAAGCTTAAATGAATTTTTAGCCAGAATAGAAGATGGCAAGAGTGTTGTAACATCAACCACCCTTGATGCAGGCAAACGGGCCCTTCTTGAAAGTAGCGAGCTGGGTGTAAATATTAACAAATCCTATCCCAGGCAAACCCTAGTAGCTGGTGATTTACCTGAAGCAAGTGTCTTGGGGAGGTTCTTGCCACCAGCAGGGAATGATAGTTGGCAGAACGTACTTGCTTGTCTTCAGTCAAATCGAAATCCTCCGAGTGATGAGGTGTCACAATGTGAGTCTTCCTCTAGTGTTTTATCTTCAACTGACAAGGAATGTGGAGCATCTTGCTTTATACCTAACCTTCATCTACCTGTTCTGTCACAGTCCTTGTCAGTTACATCAGagccttctgtttcagagagcAGGTATGTGCAATCCAAAGCAGCAAATATTGACATTTCAAAGTCATGTTGGTCTTTTATTAGTCTGCAGTATACTGCTGAACATGGAGAAACTTGTTTAAAAAGGAGCAAGTCAGCTACCTGTGTGCATTCTGCACATGATAGTTGTTTAGCTGGttgtgaaaataaagaaaactgttcttcTACACCAAGCCGAAGAACAGATCTTACATTGACAGGGGCGTGGGACTCTGATCCAGCAACTCCCGACAATACAAGGAGGATATATAAAAGAGAATCAAAACCACTGACAGAGCTGTCAGAAAATACCTTCAAAAGTGTTAATGGGAGAGAGATGCTGTGGAACAGGATCTTCCCTGAAGGCAGCTACAATGCTTCTGCTGATCTCTTTGATGCAAGTGCAAGAGCGGTAGCAAAACCTGTAGAATTCTTAAATAAATCATGTCATTCTTTAATACAGGAAGATACTTTGACAGAAAAGGTCACAGCTCCTGAATTGGTGCTTTTTCCTGGAGATGTTCCCAGTAATGGTTCAAAACTGAGCTCATCCCTGCACAGGTCACCTCCTGCTTTTAGTACACACAGTACACCAGTAACTTTATCCTTTTGTGATTCAGAATGCAATTCAGTTAGTGCTCAAGACTTTGTTCCTTATTCTCAGTCGACTCCTATGACGAAACCTCTCCAGAAACTCTGGCCTGTTGGGGAAAGAGGCTCTTTTGTCACTATCTTCACCCCTAAAAATCCCACTAAAATCCATTCCAAATGCAAGCGATCTAGGTCTTCCTTTCAAAACACTCTGTTGCAGCAGCTTACTGGCAGGTTAGAGAAACGTGAAAGGCCAAGTAACAGGGAAGACAAAGAAAGTAATAGCTCTATTTCACAGCAGTTCCTTAACTTTGAGAAGTGGATCCCCCCATCTGCAAACAAAAGATCAAAACCAACTGCAGCTTTAAAAACAGTTAGCTGGGCTACTGACGTGCAGTCGACCTGTGGGCACACTGGCAGGAACcctatttctgaaagcaaagggaACAGTGAAAATGATGTGTGCTTCCAAAATGAGACACTAAACCCTGGGGATACAGCCAGGGCTCTAACAACTCCTGTATCTGCACGTGTCACTGAGGCCTTGTTTTTAAATGATACAGTCCTGGAAGCTTGTTCCCCTTCAGAAGGCAAGAATCTCTTCTCAAGTGCTTATTATTCAGGGGGTGTATTGGAAGGGGCAACTGGCTGGTCTCCTGAGTTGTTCTTCCAGGCACGGACCCCTTTTTCCAATAAgccaaaatactaa
- the RAB30 gene encoding ras-related protein Rab-30 isoform X1: MSMEDYDFLFKIVLIGNAGVGKTCLVRRFTQGLFPPGQGATIGVDFMIKTVEINGEKVKLQIWDTAGQERFRSITQSYYRSANALILTYDITCEESFRCLPEWLREIEQYASNKVITVLVGNKIDLADKREVSQQRAAEFSEAQDMYYLETSAKESDNVEKLFLDLACRLISEARQNTLVNNVSSPLPGEGKSISYLTCCNFN, translated from the exons ATGAGTATGGAAGATTATGATTTCCTCttcaaaattgttttaattggcAACGCCGGTGTGGGGAAGACCTGCTTAGTCCGTCGCTTCACTCAG ggACTTTTCCCACCGGGTCAAGGAGCCACGATTGGGGTTGACTTTATGATTAAAACTGTGGAGATAAATGGTGAAAAAGTAAAG CTGCAGATCTGGGACACAGCAGGACAAGAGCGATTCCGATCCATCACGCAGAGTTACTATCGCAGTGCTAATGCATTAATCTTGACCTACGACATTACCTGCGAAGAATCCTTCCGGTGTCTCCCCGAGTGGCTGCGAGAAATCGAGCAGTATGCCAGCAATAAGGTCATAACTGTGCTAGTGG GTAATAAGATTGATTTAGCTGATAAGAGGGAAGTCTCCCAGCAAAGAGCTGCAGAGTTTTCTGAAGCACAGGACATGTACTATCTGGAAACCTCAGCAAAAGAATCGGATAATGTGGAAAAACTCTTCCTGGACTTGGCCTGCCGGTTGATCAGTGAGGCACGACAGAATACCCTTGTGAACAATGTCTCATCCCCTTTACCAGGAGAGGGGAAAAGTATCAGCTACTTGACTTGctgtaattttaattaa
- the RAB30 gene encoding ras-related protein Rab-30 isoform X2 — protein MSMEDYDFLFKIVLIGNAGVGKTCLVRRFTQGLFPPGQGATIGVDFMIKTVEINGEKVKLQIWDTAGQERFRSITQSYYRSANALILTYDITCEESFRCLPEWLREIEQYASNKVITVLVGSRDCRDLGLDL, from the exons ATGAGTATGGAAGATTATGATTTCCTCttcaaaattgttttaattggcAACGCCGGTGTGGGGAAGACCTGCTTAGTCCGTCGCTTCACTCAG ggACTTTTCCCACCGGGTCAAGGAGCCACGATTGGGGTTGACTTTATGATTAAAACTGTGGAGATAAATGGTGAAAAAGTAAAG CTGCAGATCTGGGACACAGCAGGACAAGAGCGATTCCGATCCATCACGCAGAGTTACTATCGCAGTGCTAATGCATTAATCTTGACCTACGACATTACCTGCGAAGAATCCTTCCGGTGTCTCCCCGAGTGGCTGCGAGAAATCGAGCAGTATGCCAGCAATAAGGTCATAACTGTGCTAGTGG GATCCAGGGACTGCAGGGATCTAGGCTTGGACCTGTAA